A single genomic interval of Halichondria panicea chromosome 2, odHalPani1.1, whole genome shotgun sequence harbors:
- the LOC135330898 gene encoding exocyst complex component 8-like: protein MSDFEFKRSVDLESQLASEKFDITSYVKEVACSYDSIPELKQHRRRITTVADQTAQKLKHNVYKNYELFIDTSKEISSLESEMYQLSHYLHEHESLTQSLMTLSLLDDKTGVQTTGEGAKHEKLSISTLLEKVEGGSIVTEVPGRYLIRSGDLKELDQETFEPVNLVRAFLLNDSLMIGVKLHQRRGAVQYKFQSLYELDNMAIVDVKDSDTIRFAFKILMFPDSHMYQAEHEESKQGWLQLLESTKQKHKKYVDGRMEAVRQANRQQFDLSMSSITRQSLKSPDSEGSQEDLISKSADWLKDVPGSLDVFIAQREFEKAVSLIERTKGLLKDSSDSFANRDVRVKLNHRITKLVGILIKELETSPSGSLRGGPRAARRAVSLLLRLGRSDKACSLFLENYRQIIQRDLKDVKTEGTVTLYVANYAHTFFTGLHNAALEFERAFGNNDGTYSSFIVWCNSQIRDFHKRASPEIFKPECSLSTVAECMSAIIKACDSLQEIGLDLSFALMSLFYPQLSQTLADSRDHIQDQCATSGTAESWNPLDLSEDKVQLVAIQLQMESIGITDFKNLIHEGSLVDLSQTTIDFCKLILSFTNDFFKLYTPKAFEVFIECFCDIFRNMMELFTDALSRDENVPMTESIQKDAMFVTETVLPAMSDRITKETGVEIHDLVNLHSNLHNMWEKSSRGTTPTTEAPEESPRPAQPYVSEGEDSEEGDMTDMDDDDIV from the exons CAAGAACTATGAACTGttcatagacacctccaaagaGATCTCATCACTAGAATCTGAAATGTACCAGTTGAGTCACTATCTTCACGAGCACGAATCACTCACCCAATCCCTTATGACCCTGTCTCTGTTGGACGACAAGACTGGGGTACAGACGACCGGAGAAGGAGCTAAACACGAGAAGCTGAGTATATCCACACTCCTCGAGAAAGTGGAGGGTGGTTCAATTGTTACCGAGGTACCAGGACGCTATCTTATCCGTTCGGGGGATCTGAAAGAGCTTGATCAAGAGACGTTTGAGCCTGTTAACCTGGTTCGAGCCTTTCTCCTAAACGACAGCCTCATGATTGGGGTGAAGCTTCACCAACGACGTGGTGCAGTTCAATACAAATTCCAATCCCTGTACGAGCTCGACAACATGGCAATTGTGGACGTCAAAGATTCCGACACGATTCGATTTGCATTTAAGATTTTGATGTTCCCCGACAGTCACATGTATCAGGCTGAACATGAAGAGAGCAAACAAGGATGGCTTCAACTACTGGAGAGTACTAAACAAAAGCACAAGAAATACGTTGATGGAAGAATGGAAGCTGTACGTCAAGCTAATCGTCAACAATTTGATTTATCTATGAGTTCAATCACCCGACAATCTCTCAAGTCACCTGACTCGGAAGGCTCACAAGAAGACCTGATATCAAAATCCGCAGACTGGCTCAAAGATGTCCCCGGAAGTCTGGACGTGTTTATCGCTCAAAGAGAGTTTGAAAAAGCTGTATCCTTGATCGAGCGTACCAAAGGGCTTCTCAAAGATTCCTCTGATTCGTTTGCCAATCGTGATGTGAGAGTTAAATTGAATCATCGTATCACCAAACTAGTAGGTATTCTCATTAAAGAGCTGGAGACCTCCCCCAGTGGGTCCCTTCGTGGGGGGCCTAGAGCTGCTCGACGTGCCGTCAGTCTACTACTGAGATTGGGTCGCTCCGACAAAGCTTGCTCCCTCTTCCTCGAAAATTACCGACAAATCATTCAACGAGATCTCAAAGATGTCAAGACAGAAGGAACAGTTACTCTCTATGTGGCTAACTATGCCCACACGTTCTTCACTGGTCTACACAACGCAGCATTGGAATTTGAGAGAGCATTTGGCAATAATGATGGGACCTACTCTTCGTTTATCGTGTGGTGCAACAGTCAAATTCGAGATTTCCACAAGCGGGCCTCACCGGAGATCTTCAAGCCAGAGTGTTCGCTGTCTACTGTTGCCGAGTGTATGTCGGCCATCATCAAAGCCTGTGACAGCCTCCAGGAGATTGGCCTGGACCTGAGCTTTGCTCTGATGTCACTGTTCTACCCACAACTCTCTCAG acactggCTGACAGTCGAGACCACATCCAGGATCAGTGTGCCACCTCAGGCACTGCAGAGAGTTGGAATCCTCTGGACCTCAGTGAAGACAAAGTTCAATTAGTTG CTATTCAGCTCCAGATGGAAAGCATTGGAATAACAGACTTCAAGAACCTTATCCACGAGGGCTCCCTGGTGGACCTTAGCCAAACAACCATTGACTTCTGCAAACTTATCCTCTCATTCACAAACGACTTCTTCAAACTGTACACACCAAAGGCTTTTGAGGTCTTTATCGAATGTTTCTGTGACATTTTCCGAAACATGATGGAACTATTTACGGATGCACTGTCACGAGACGAGAATGTGCCAATGACAGAGTCCATACAGAAGGACGCCATGTTTGTGACCGAGACTGTCCTCCCAGCCATGTCAGACAGGATCACCAAGGAAACGGGGGTGGAGATTCATGATCTAGTCAACCTACACTCTAA CCTTCACAATATGTGGGAGAAATCGTCGCGCGGGACAACGCCCACCACTGAGGCCCCAGAGGAGAGCCCTCGACCGGCCCAGCCCTATGTCTCTGAGGGGGAAGACTCTGAGGAAGGGGACATGACCGATATGGATGATGATGACATTGTTTAG